Proteins from a single region of Acipenser ruthenus chromosome 31, fAciRut3.2 maternal haplotype, whole genome shotgun sequence:
- the LOC131702928 gene encoding radiation-inducible immediate-early gene IEX-1-like, protein MYSRSNSMILSIPAQAAHPDSLPYRLVNRRTEPEIFTFEELPPQVRRSSLGKPRRRPARVMYPSKVRKYLPPAEKSPAKRLFLVLCAVLFLQIYTEDPTLETPTGTVEAAQTGAPLSEDLSFSEYQLLPFFSAEVPEMKIYPTGQQQGSDRQAKQQQQQQQAESAPKLQNSAKTTCPSLNPYTGALPLSSQSRSMMVLLVYSRL, encoded by the coding sequence ATGTACTCCAGATCCAACAGCATGATCCTGTCCATTCCTGCACAGGCCGCTCACCCTGATTCACTTCCCTACAGGCTCGTGAACCGGAGGACAGAGCCTGAAATCTTCACCTTTGAGGAGCTTCCACCGCAGGTGCGCCGGAGCTCCCTGGGGAAGCCGAGGCGGAGACCGGCCCGGGTGATGTACCCTTCCAAGGTGCGCAAGTATCTGCCCCCAGCGGAGAAGAGCCCGGCCAAGCGCCTGTTCTTGGTCCTCTGCGCCGTGCTCTTCCTGCAGATCTACACCGAGGATCCCACCCTGGAGACCCCGACGGGCACTGTGGAGGCCGCCCAGACCGGCGCCCCACTTTCCGAAGACCTCTCCTTCTCCGAGTACCAGCTCCTGCCCTTCTTCTCCGCTGAGGTCCCCGAGATGAAAATCTACCCCACGGGGCAACAACAAGGTTCAGACAGGCAGgctaagcagcagcagcagcagcagcaggcagagaGTGCCCCAAAGCTGCAAAACTCTGCCAAGACCACGTGTCCAAGCCTGAACCCTTACACTGGGGCCCTTCCCTTGAGCTCCCAGAGCAGGAGCATGATGGTTCTCCTGGTCTACAGCAGGCTGTGA